The Acetomicrobium flavidum genome window below encodes:
- a CDS encoding glycerol dehydrogenase yields the protein MTRIMIAPGRYVQGAGAMNEVGKHVALLGKKALVLGGKRGLDSVRDAMKKSFSENGIEYFEENFGGECCDQEIDRLTAIAKQSGADVIVGVGGGKALDTAKAVAEYMKVPVASIPTIAATDAPCSALAVIYTPEGVFERYFVLPHNPNLVLVDTNIIAKAPTRLLVSGMGDALATWFEAEACSFTKAPNMPGGEGTAAALALAKLCYELLLEYGLDAKIACEAHAVTPALEKIVEANTLLSGLGFESSGLAAAHAVHDGLTVLEETHKFYHGEKVSFGTLTQLVLQDADPDTIYEVLDFACSIGLPVTLKQLGLKDVSYEKLLPAAEAACAEGTTMANMPFKVTPEMVVNAMLGADALGRAFLEE from the coding sequence ATGACCAGGATAATGATAGCCCCGGGCAGGTATGTCCAGGGGGCAGGGGCAATGAACGAGGTCGGAAAGCACGTAGCATTGCTTGGCAAAAAGGCACTGGTGCTTGGCGGAAAACGAGGGCTGGATTCCGTTAGGGATGCCATGAAGAAAAGTTTTTCCGAAAACGGCATAGAATATTTTGAAGAGAACTTTGGCGGGGAATGCTGCGACCAGGAAATCGACAGGCTAACGGCGATTGCCAAGCAAAGCGGTGCTGACGTTATAGTTGGCGTCGGCGGAGGAAAGGCGTTAGACACCGCCAAGGCCGTTGCCGAGTACATGAAGGTTCCGGTGGCTTCAATACCCACCATAGCGGCGACGGACGCTCCTTGCAGTGCACTGGCCGTCATCTATACACCTGAAGGCGTATTTGAAAGGTATTTCGTCCTTCCCCATAATCCCAATTTGGTGTTGGTGGATACCAATATAATTGCTAAGGCTCCAACCAGGTTGCTCGTATCCGGCATGGGAGACGCCTTAGCTACGTGGTTTGAGGCAGAAGCGTGCAGCTTCACGAAGGCCCCCAACATGCCCGGAGGCGAGGGGACTGCCGCAGCACTGGCCTTGGCTAAACTCTGTTACGAATTGTTATTGGAATACGGCTTGGATGCCAAGATCGCCTGCGAAGCCCACGCCGTGACTCCCGCATTGGAAAAGATCGTCGAAGCCAATACCCTGCTTTCCGGCTTGGGGTTTGAAAGCAGCGGTTTGGCCGCAGCTCATGCAGTGCATGATGGCCTGACGGTCTTGGAAGAAACTCATAAGTTCTACCATGGGGAGAAGGTATCCTTTGGCACGTTGACGCAGTTGGTGCTTCAGGACGCAGATCCTGACACCATATATGAGGTGCTGGATTTCGCATGCTCCATTGGCCTTCCGGTGACGCTAAAGCAGCTTGGGCTCAAGGATGTAAGTTACGAGAAACTGCTTCCGGCTGCTGAAGCTGCCTGTGCGGAAGGCACCACCATGGCAAACATGCCGTTCAAAGTGACCCCGGAAATGGTCGTAAATGCCATGCTTGGCGCCGATGCATTGGGGAGGGCTTTTTTGGAGGAGTAA
- a CDS encoding BMC domain-containing protein, translating into MERAIGTFELISVARGVATVDAMLKAANVKLFHASPICPGKYLIVVWGQVGAVKNALNAGKQVAEEMLTDEMLLPNVHPSVFPALACTTEVGDMGALGVVEALAAPCIIEAADAAAKAAKVVLIEIRLGRGMGAKSFFSMGGDISEVKTALTVAKELVASKGLLVDTSFIPNPHPDLKGAVL; encoded by the coding sequence ATGGAAAGGGCTATAGGAACTTTCGAGCTTATCAGCGTAGCCAGGGGCGTGGCGACGGTTGACGCTATGCTTAAGGCAGCTAACGTGAAGCTGTTTCATGCCTCGCCAATATGCCCCGGGAAATACCTGATAGTGGTATGGGGACAGGTGGGTGCCGTCAAAAACGCCTTAAACGCAGGAAAGCAAGTGGCGGAGGAGATGTTGACAGACGAGATGCTGCTTCCAAACGTTCACCCTTCCGTCTTTCCTGCCCTGGCATGCACTACAGAGGTGGGCGATATGGGAGCATTGGGCGTGGTAGAAGCGTTGGCTGCTCCCTGCATCATAGAGGCAGCAGATGCGGCTGCCAAGGCTGCTAAGGTAGTTTTGATAGAGATCAGGTTGGGAAGGGGCATGGGGGCTAAGTCCTTCTTCTCCATGGGAGGAGATATTTCTGAGGTCAAGACGGCCCTTACGGTCGCCAAAGAGCTGGTCGCAAGCAAGGGTTTGCTTGTGGATACCTCTTTTATCCCCAATCCCCATCCCGACCTGAAGGGCGCAGTTTTGTAA
- a CDS encoding 4Fe-4S dicluster domain-containing protein, producing MTKDELTELVRHAGVVGAGGAGFPTHVKLQATDIDTYVINGAECEPLLYVDQTLMLNWASYLIAASKAISSVMGCKVVFGVKQKHGDCISALQAAGGDVCVLGDYYPAGDEVILLHECVGRIVPEGGLPLHVGAIVNNVETLYNIGRALEGKPVTHSFVQVGGAVLSPGVWSVPLGVEASKLVEAAGGLTVDEPVFVDGGPMMGQYHKDANFPVTKMTKAILVLPSNSAFARYENMPVSVMLRQARVACCQCSECTMVCSRYLIGYDLRPHKIMQAMAYESMRLPEIVQSAMLCSECNLCSGLYACPMHLSPRRVNQVIKGAMRQQGVKPQFEKKAIYPRAERPFRLVPTKRLMSRLGLGTYDVHPPFNGEFVAERVKIPLKQHTGAPSIPVVSLHDEVQEGDLIAKLPDNALGANVHASISGLVEEITSEYIAIRASGL from the coding sequence ATGACTAAGGATGAATTGACAGAGCTTGTAAGACATGCAGGTGTTGTGGGGGCTGGAGGAGCGGGATTCCCCACCCATGTGAAGCTTCAGGCTACAGATATAGATACCTACGTCATAAACGGCGCTGAATGCGAGCCGCTCCTTTACGTAGATCAGACCTTGATGTTAAATTGGGCCTCCTATCTGATAGCTGCATCTAAGGCCATATCGTCTGTCATGGGGTGTAAGGTCGTTTTTGGGGTAAAACAAAAACATGGCGACTGCATAAGCGCCTTGCAGGCTGCAGGAGGCGATGTATGCGTTTTAGGCGATTACTACCCGGCCGGAGATGAGGTTATCCTCCTTCACGAGTGCGTCGGCCGTATTGTCCCTGAGGGCGGCTTGCCGCTCCATGTGGGCGCCATCGTAAACAACGTAGAGACGCTTTACAATATAGGTCGGGCTTTAGAGGGAAAACCCGTAACTCATAGCTTCGTCCAGGTCGGAGGAGCGGTCCTCTCTCCAGGCGTATGGAGCGTTCCCCTGGGAGTGGAGGCCTCAAAGTTGGTCGAGGCTGCCGGGGGACTGACCGTCGATGAGCCCGTGTTTGTGGACGGTGGTCCAATGATGGGGCAATATCACAAAGATGCAAATTTCCCCGTCACCAAGATGACAAAGGCCATATTGGTACTGCCATCAAACTCTGCCTTTGCAAGGTACGAGAACATGCCGGTCAGCGTAATGCTTAGGCAGGCTCGCGTGGCATGCTGTCAGTGCAGCGAATGCACCATGGTATGTTCCCGCTATCTCATAGGCTACGACCTTCGCCCGCATAAGATTATGCAGGCCATGGCTTATGAATCCATGAGATTGCCTGAAATAGTCCAGTCGGCCATGCTTTGTTCAGAATGCAATTTGTGCAGCGGCCTTTATGCATGTCCCATGCACCTTTCCCCAAGGCGGGTAAATCAGGTGATAAAGGGAGCAATGAGGCAACAGGGGGTAAAGCCACAGTTCGAGAAAAAGGCGATATATCCCAGAGCAGAAAGGCCCTTCAGGTTGGTCCCGACCAAGAGGCTGATGTCGCGCCTGGGTCTGGGCACATACGACGTACATCCTCCCTTTAACGGGGAGTTTGTGGCTGAAAGGGTGAAGATACCTCTTAAACAACATACCGGTGCCCCGTCTATTCCCGTCGTGTCGTTGCATGATGAGGTTCAGGAGGGAGATTTGATAGCCAAGCTGCCGGATAATGCCTTGGGAGCTAACGTCCATGCCTCCATCAGCGGCTTGGTCGAGGAGATAACCTCGGAATATATTGCAATTAGGGCTTCAGGCCTGTAG
- a CDS encoding aldehyde dehydrogenase family protein, whose translation MNTTIEVDDLVKKIVARVASELAREEAKPPTSVNQIVEAAVKAQRAWQWDFNLESRTRVISALKSKLLPHAEELAKIARDDTNMGRLDDKILKKKLAITKTPGPEYFTTRAISGDNGLILEELAPFGLIASITPSTNPVATVINNTICMLSGGNGVVFSPHPGALRCTFKTIDLIRGILAEEGAPVEVVSTLSDASLDSLKELMSHPDIKLISATGGPGVVRAALSSGKPAIGAGPGNPPVLVDETAHLEKAAKDVIAGASFDNNLPCIAEKELIAVNCIADELKDLMCHNGAYELKDRSKIDALVDLVLTKDHKIKKDMVGKDACVYLEKLGITPPPNVRLILVECDERHPFVQEELMMPILAMVRVADFKEGLAMAKRVEHGFRHSAIIHSTNIDNMSDMAKVMETSMFVKNAPSFASIGVGGDCPTAFTIGTTTGDGPTTPLSFCRLRRCVLHGAFRIV comes from the coding sequence ATGAACACGACAATCGAAGTCGATGATCTCGTTAAAAAAATAGTGGCAAGAGTTGCCAGCGAGCTAGCTCGCGAAGAGGCAAAACCTCCCACCTCTGTAAATCAGATCGTTGAAGCTGCAGTCAAAGCCCAGAGGGCCTGGCAGTGGGATTTCAACCTGGAAAGCCGAACGAGGGTAATTTCAGCCTTAAAATCAAAGCTCTTGCCCCATGCCGAGGAATTGGCCAAAATTGCGCGAGACGATACTAATATGGGTCGTCTAGACGATAAAATATTAAAGAAGAAACTTGCAATTACCAAGACGCCGGGGCCTGAATACTTCACTACCAGGGCAATATCAGGCGACAATGGCCTTATACTGGAAGAGCTGGCTCCCTTTGGACTCATAGCCTCGATAACGCCCTCAACCAATCCGGTGGCAACCGTCATAAATAATACGATCTGCATGCTGTCGGGAGGGAACGGAGTGGTGTTCTCTCCTCATCCGGGAGCGTTGCGCTGTACCTTTAAGACCATCGACCTCATCAGGGGCATTTTGGCCGAGGAAGGCGCTCCCGTTGAGGTGGTATCGACGTTAAGCGATGCGTCGCTGGATAGTTTAAAGGAGTTAATGTCCCATCCGGACATTAAGCTGATATCGGCCACAGGAGGACCAGGAGTGGTAAGGGCTGCCCTTTCTTCAGGCAAGCCTGCCATAGGGGCGGGTCCTGGCAACCCTCCGGTCTTGGTCGACGAGACGGCGCATCTCGAAAAAGCTGCCAAGGACGTAATCGCAGGTGCTTCCTTTGACAACAACCTTCCCTGCATCGCGGAAAAGGAACTGATAGCCGTCAATTGTATTGCCGACGAGCTGAAAGATCTAATGTGCCATAACGGGGCGTACGAATTAAAGGATCGATCGAAGATAGACGCTTTGGTCGACCTGGTGTTGACAAAGGATCACAAAATAAAAAAGGATATGGTTGGCAAGGATGCATGCGTATACCTGGAAAAGTTGGGCATTACCCCTCCTCCCAATGTGCGGCTTATATTAGTCGAATGTGACGAAAGACATCCCTTCGTCCAGGAAGAGCTCATGATGCCGATACTTGCCATGGTAAGGGTTGCCGACTTCAAAGAGGGACTGGCCATGGCAAAGCGCGTAGAACACGGCTTCAGGCATTCTGCCATAATCCACAGCACCAACATAGACAACATGAGCGACATGGCAAAGGTGATGGAGACGTCGATGTTCGTCAAAAATGCACCCTCATTTGCATCTATAGGCGTTGGAGGCGACTGCCCCACGGCATTTACCATAGGAACGACCACCGGAGATGGCCCGACTACGCCGCTGTCCTTCTGCAGGCTGCGCCGTTGCGTCCTTCACGGAGCGTTTCGCATAGTTTAG
- a CDS encoding cob(I)yrinic acid a,c-diamide adenosyltransferase encodes MVKIYTKTGDVGETSLYDGTRVRKDDPRIVLNGTLDEVTCALGIARSKATPKVSGWICELQSELILVMAYIARGQAQRQKPSPQELEKRIDLLISEYPFFNQFVLPGDDEVSSMLHLARSFARRAERAGLQALELNLIDSETYMYLNRLSDYIYALAISAHWESVINRVTKKVVLKMGQQADMGSKPLNADVARKLMNAGRNKANEIGVPMAMAVCDAFGLPVAFERMEGVLQVSLGLAPKKASTAIKLKMPTGNLAELVQPGKELYGLQNDPELVVFGGGLLLKNGEEIVGAVGVSGGSVKEDTIVAEAMVKAWES; translated from the coding sequence ATGGTGAAGATATATACCAAAACGGGAGATGTGGGGGAAACGTCCTTATACGACGGCACTCGGGTGAGAAAGGATGACCCGAGAATCGTCTTAAACGGTACGCTGGATGAGGTGACCTGCGCTTTGGGAATTGCGCGATCTAAGGCCACGCCTAAGGTTTCAGGCTGGATTTGTGAGCTTCAGTCGGAGCTAATATTGGTCATGGCTTACATAGCGCGCGGGCAAGCCCAAAGGCAAAAACCTTCACCCCAGGAACTGGAAAAACGCATCGATCTCCTCATAAGCGAATATCCCTTTTTCAATCAGTTCGTGCTCCCGGGTGACGACGAGGTAAGTTCGATGCTTCACCTTGCAAGGTCCTTTGCCAGGAGGGCGGAAAGGGCAGGGCTGCAGGCTTTGGAATTGAATTTAATAGACAGCGAGACTTATATGTATTTGAACCGCCTTTCTGATTATATATATGCTCTTGCTATCTCGGCACATTGGGAAAGCGTTATAAACAGAGTCACAAAAAAGGTGGTGTTAAAAATGGGACAACAGGCGGATATGGGGTCAAAACCTTTAAATGCGGATGTGGCGCGTAAGCTGATGAATGCAGGGCGCAATAAAGCCAACGAGATAGGCGTCCCCATGGCGATGGCAGTGTGTGATGCCTTCGGCCTTCCTGTGGCTTTTGAAAGGATGGAGGGAGTGCTTCAAGTCAGCTTAGGCCTTGCCCCAAAGAAGGCTTCCACCGCCATAAAACTTAAGATGCCGACGGGCAATTTGGCTGAATTGGTGCAACCGGGTAAAGAATTGTACGGACTTCAGAATGACCCTGAGCTCGTGGTATTTGGCGGCGGCTTGTTGCTTAAAAATGGCGAAGAAATAGTTGGAGCCGTCGGGGTAAGCGGAGGATCCGTCAAAGAGGACACGATCGTGGCGGAGGCCATGGTAAAGGCGTGGGAGAGTTAG
- a CDS encoding EutN/CcmL family microcompartment protein, producing the protein MKLGKVIGQVVSTRKDERLVGHKLLLVQFLEPGKDGRLMSARGDGRVEISVDLVGAGVGEIVLLCSGSSARNAAGVTDAPIDFAIVGIVDTVDVCSDEIM; encoded by the coding sequence ATGAAACTTGGAAAAGTCATAGGACAAGTTGTCTCGACTAGAAAGGATGAAAGGTTAGTAGGACATAAACTGCTGTTAGTGCAGTTTCTAGAGCCTGGAAAGGACGGAAGGCTCATGTCCGCGCGGGGTGACGGTCGTGTCGAGATATCGGTTGACCTTGTGGGTGCCGGAGTTGGGGAGATAGTCCTCCTTTGTTCAGGCAGCTCGGCCAGGAATGCGGCCGGTGTAACGGATGCCCCCATAGATTTTGCGATAGTAGGCATTGTCGATACGGTAGACGTATGCTCCGATGAGATCATGTGA
- the eutJ gene encoding ethanolamine utilization protein EutJ produces MSFETCGATINNVLSEQTVEKLASIDKALTFGGPLTDWDELYLGFDLGTTNMKLVALNESGQPVSAVLNDSRSSIRDGVIVDYMAAIEGMEMCLKTLRRRLGDLDFTAMGAAAYPPGISQRTAQVCANIVEALGFPCMGLYEEPVVASVALGIENGAIVDIGGGTTGIAVIQGGEVVYSADEPTGGTHVTLVLAGALGISFDEAERLKRDTKSHRRIFNIIRPVFEKMGVIARDHLDKSGFLGKVPVVIVGGGANIEGAPEAISQAMGSEAVLAPYSMVVTPSGIAECLWRRCHGGHGK; encoded by the coding sequence ATGAGCTTTGAGACTTGCGGTGCTACGATCAACAACGTCCTCAGCGAACAAACGGTGGAAAAGCTAGCCTCTATTGATAAGGCATTGACCTTTGGCGGGCCATTGACCGATTGGGATGAACTTTATCTGGGATTTGATCTTGGAACAACCAACATGAAACTGGTCGCCCTTAACGAATCGGGACAACCTGTCAGTGCGGTCTTGAACGATTCGCGTTCCTCGATACGTGACGGGGTCATAGTGGACTACATGGCTGCAATAGAGGGCATGGAAATGTGTCTAAAGACCCTAAGGCGACGCCTGGGCGACCTTGACTTTACGGCCATGGGCGCAGCTGCCTATCCTCCGGGGATATCGCAGAGGACGGCCCAAGTGTGCGCAAACATAGTTGAGGCTTTGGGATTTCCCTGCATGGGGCTTTACGAGGAGCCTGTAGTTGCCTCCGTTGCGCTGGGAATTGAAAACGGCGCAATAGTAGACATAGGAGGCGGGACTACCGGTATCGCCGTCATCCAGGGGGGAGAGGTGGTATATTCTGCCGACGAGCCAACGGGTGGCACTCATGTCACGTTGGTCCTGGCTGGAGCTTTAGGCATATCCTTCGATGAAGCCGAAAGGTTAAAGCGGGATACCAAATCTCACAGGAGGATTTTCAATATAATTCGTCCCGTGTTCGAAAAGATGGGCGTCATTGCCAGAGATCATTTGGACAAAAGCGGCTTCCTGGGAAAGGTGCCTGTAGTTATCGTTGGGGGCGGAGCCAACATAGAGGGCGCTCCCGAGGCGATATCTCAAGCTATGGGAAGCGAAGCGGTTTTGGCTCCCTATTCCATGGTAGTCACTCCTTCGGGTATCGCTGAATGTCTGTGGAGGCGTTGTCATGGAGGCCATGGTAAATAA
- a CDS encoding PduL/EutD family phosphate acyltransferase, with translation MNDVLISEIVRRVLDKLNVDLSDPTLVVAGVSNRHIHLTAVDVKILFGEDYTLTKLRDLRQPGQYACKETVTLVAPGGVLENVRILGPIRKSTQVEMAMSDAIRLHIDIPLIKSGSSQPCPPIIVLGPKGHIVLTKGVGMARRHLHLSPAEAQALGLKDGQEIDVEVRGDRGLIFKRVWVRVGPDMISEFHVDIDEANACSLKTGDYVRVLV, from the coding sequence ATGAATGATGTACTGATAAGTGAGATCGTTCGCCGCGTATTGGATAAGCTTAACGTTGACTTAAGCGATCCCACTTTAGTTGTGGCGGGTGTAAGCAATCGCCACATTCATCTCACCGCTGTAGACGTGAAGATCTTGTTTGGAGAGGACTATACTTTGACTAAACTTCGCGATCTGCGTCAGCCCGGTCAGTATGCCTGCAAGGAGACCGTTACCTTAGTTGCGCCTGGCGGTGTATTGGAAAACGTTCGCATCCTTGGACCTATAAGGAAGAGCACGCAGGTGGAGATGGCGATGTCGGACGCGATAAGGCTTCATATCGACATACCGCTTATCAAAAGCGGATCAAGCCAACCCTGCCCTCCCATCATTGTATTGGGACCCAAGGGGCACATCGTTTTGACCAAAGGCGTCGGCATGGCGCGTCGTCATCTGCACCTATCTCCGGCTGAAGCCCAGGCACTTGGCCTAAAGGATGGCCAAGAAATAGATGTGGAAGTAAGGGGAGATCGAGGCCTCATCTTTAAGCGAGTATGGGTGAGGGTTGGTCCGGACATGATAAGCGAATTTCATGTTGATATTGACGAGGCAAACGCATGTAGCCTTAAAACCGGGGATTATGTGAGGGTCTTGGTATGA
- a CDS encoding BMC domain-containing protein, with amino-acid sequence MTQEALGMIETRGLIGAIEAADAMVKAANVRLAGQRFSGAGLVTVMVRGDVGAVKAAVDAGVAAASRVGEVVSSHVIPRPHTDTETILPQEGAPKAESLNVQTD; translated from the coding sequence ATGACTCAGGAAGCCCTGGGGATGATTGAAACTAGAGGTCTGATTGGCGCCATAGAAGCCGCTGACGCCATGGTAAAAGCGGCAAACGTCCGTTTGGCAGGACAGAGGTTTTCGGGGGCAGGATTAGTGACGGTGATGGTTCGTGGTGATGTTGGTGCCGTGAAGGCCGCGGTGGATGCCGGAGTGGCAGCAGCCTCCAGGGTTGGCGAGGTCGTTTCATCTCACGTCATTCCAAGGCCACATACCGATACGGAAACCATTTTACCGCAGGAAGGTGCGCCCAAGGCCGAATCGCTCAATGTACAAACCGATTGA
- a CDS encoding BMC domain-containing protein, whose translation MQEIKLALGFIETIGLVAAIAAADAALKAADVSLIGRENSQGGMMTVKIAGNVSAVKAALSAAKAVSERVNRVWSIDVIPRPGQGIGGMLTYNKATLGSQEWLNLMLSSKALEQKGPMVGEGKPEKNMDQEEAQKNRTKKRAPRKRYKRISEKDDQDVIMDEEEGGMTYDSGSPGDD comes from the coding sequence GTGCAGGAGATTAAATTAGCCCTTGGGTTTATAGAGACAATAGGCTTAGTAGCTGCTATTGCAGCTGCGGATGCGGCTTTAAAGGCCGCAGACGTGAGCTTAATAGGCCGCGAGAATTCCCAAGGTGGCATGATGACCGTCAAAATTGCAGGAAATGTCAGCGCGGTGAAGGCTGCCCTGTCTGCTGCCAAGGCTGTCTCTGAAAGGGTTAACCGTGTTTGGTCCATAGACGTCATTCCAAGGCCGGGGCAGGGTATTGGTGGAATGTTAACCTATAACAAGGCAACACTGGGATCACAGGAATGGCTAAATTTGATGCTTTCATCCAAAGCCCTAGAACAAAAGGGACCTATGGTTGGTGAAGGCAAACCAGAGAAAAACATGGACCAGGAAGAGGCACAAAAGAATCGAACCAAGAAAAGAGCGCCTAGAAAAAGGTACAAGAGGATCTCGGAAAAGGACGATCAGGATGTAATTATGGATGAAGAAGAGGGAGGTATGACATATGACTCAGGAAGCCCTGGGGATGATTGA
- a CDS encoding glycerol dehydratase reactivase beta/small subunit family protein translates to MTWCGRVGELRDERPTILLLLPESLKDKANEVGVGAEEEGVPMEWDFMDGDPKTLAWEAANRSRLRVGIGVTPKAYAITLANLDPGNPLILVENGETSLRWLGQAAARLVKGLPLPPMDGKADVKKDDPDESQVAEIVAKILREMGLA, encoded by the coding sequence ATGACTTGGTGCGGGAGGGTAGGCGAACTCAGGGATGAGCGACCGACTATACTTCTCCTTCTTCCGGAGTCCTTGAAAGATAAGGCTAACGAAGTTGGGGTTGGCGCAGAGGAAGAGGGGGTTCCAATGGAATGGGATTTTATGGATGGAGACCCTAAAACTTTAGCCTGGGAGGCTGCCAACAGGTCACGTCTGCGTGTGGGGATCGGCGTTACCCCTAAGGCTTACGCAATAACGCTGGCGAACCTGGATCCCGGCAATCCCCTAATTCTCGTTGAAAATGGGGAAACCTCACTTCGATGGCTTGGACAAGCTGCAGCGCGCTTGGTTAAAGGCCTTCCCCTTCCTCCCATGGACGGCAAAGCAGATGTGAAGAAAGACGATCCGGATGAAAGTCAGGTCGCTGAAATAGTAGCCAAGATATTGAGAGAAATGGGCTTGGCTTGA
- a CDS encoding diol dehydratase reactivase subunit alpha, with amino-acid sequence MPIVAGIDIGNATTEVALARVDKGLVEFLASSIAYTTGIKGTLQNITGVRRALSLALEKAGWSREDFKKVDLVCLNKAAPVIGDVAMETITETIITESTMIGHNPSTPGGVGVGVGETISIFDLDKVERDHPVVVVIPGSVSFEEAAKMINDAFSKGIDVRGAICQSDDGVLIANRLNKVIPIVDEVKAIDRVPLGMQCCVEVAPPGRSVELLSNPYDIATIFGLSADETRQIVPVAKALIGNRSAVVIRTPLGEVKERRIPAGELYIVGPTGRRSINIDEGAKAIMEMVESSWPIQDIFGQPGTNVGGMMERVRKTMSELTSLPLGEIHIKDLLAVDTMVPQRVVGGLAEEFAMENGVALAVMVEAQELPMQRLASAIESEIGVKAEIGGVEAEMAIMGALTTPGTSTPLAVLDLGAGSTDASLMRPNGQVELIHLAGAGNMVNTIIASELGLDDMELVENIKMHPLCKVESVFHVRLEDGTVRFFDKPLAPELFGRVALIISEDFLSPILLDASIEKIRDVRRKAKREVFVTNATRALKHVAPAQNIRLIDFVVLVGGSALDFEIPNMITEELSKYSVVAGRGNIRGTLGPRNAVATGLVLSTVGRKIL; translated from the coding sequence GTGCCTATCGTTGCAGGCATTGACATAGGAAACGCCACAACCGAAGTCGCCCTAGCAAGAGTGGATAAGGGCTTAGTGGAATTTCTTGCTTCTTCTATTGCCTATACTACGGGAATAAAGGGAACCTTGCAAAACATTACCGGGGTGCGCAGGGCATTGTCCCTTGCCTTGGAAAAAGCCGGATGGTCACGGGAAGATTTTAAAAAGGTTGACCTGGTCTGCTTGAACAAGGCTGCCCCCGTAATAGGTGATGTGGCGATGGAGACCATTACGGAGACGATAATCACTGAATCGACCATGATAGGACACAACCCCTCTACCCCCGGAGGGGTTGGCGTAGGCGTCGGAGAGACGATATCGATCTTTGATTTGGATAAGGTTGAACGCGATCATCCTGTAGTGGTCGTCATCCCAGGCAGCGTGAGCTTTGAGGAAGCTGCCAAGATGATAAACGATGCCTTTTCTAAGGGGATAGATGTGAGAGGAGCCATATGCCAATCGGATGACGGAGTATTGATAGCAAACAGATTAAACAAGGTCATCCCAATAGTCGATGAGGTAAAAGCCATAGATCGCGTTCCATTGGGCATGCAATGTTGTGTGGAAGTTGCCCCTCCCGGACGATCGGTAGAGTTGCTTTCCAATCCCTACGACATTGCCACGATTTTTGGCTTATCTGCCGATGAGACTCGCCAAATCGTTCCCGTCGCCAAGGCCCTTATAGGGAACAGATCCGCGGTCGTCATAAGGACCCCCCTAGGCGAAGTAAAGGAAAGGCGAATTCCTGCCGGAGAGCTTTACATTGTTGGTCCGACAGGCAGAAGAAGCATAAATATCGACGAAGGCGCAAAAGCCATAATGGAAATGGTTGAATCCAGCTGGCCTATTCAGGATATCTTTGGGCAGCCGGGGACAAATGTGGGCGGAATGATGGAAAGAGTCCGAAAGACCATGTCGGAACTGACTAGCCTCCCCTTGGGAGAGATACATATTAAAGACTTGCTGGCAGTTGATACCATGGTCCCTCAGCGGGTCGTTGGGGGTTTAGCTGAGGAGTTTGCGATGGAAAATGGGGTAGCTCTGGCGGTTATGGTTGAAGCTCAGGAGCTTCCCATGCAAAGGCTTGCTTCCGCCATAGAGTCGGAAATAGGGGTGAAGGCGGAAATAGGGGGGGTTGAAGCCGAGATGGCCATAATGGGTGCTTTGACCACCCCTGGCACAAGCACCCCCTTGGCCGTCTTGGACTTAGGTGCGGGAAGCACTGATGCCTCTCTGATGCGGCCCAACGGACAAGTCGAGCTCATACACCTGGCCGGCGCGGGCAATATGGTTAATACGATAATAGCAAGTGAGCTTGGGCTAGATGACATGGAGCTGGTGGAAAACATCAAGATGCACCCCCTTTGCAAGGTTGAAAGCGTGTTTCACGTAAGGCTTGAAGACGGCACGGTAAGGTTTTTCGACAAACCTTTGGCGCCCGAGCTCTTTGGCAGGGTAGCTCTGATCATAAGCGAAGATTTTTTGAGTCCAATTCTACTCGATGCCTCGATTGAGAAAATAAGGGACGTCAGAAGAAAGGCAAAAAGGGAAGTCTTCGTGACTAATGCGACTAGAGCTTTGAAACACGTTGCCCCGGCACAGAACATTCGCCTCATTGACTTCGTGGTGTTGGTCGGCGGTTCGGCTTTGGATTTCGAAATTCCAAACATGATAACGGAGGAGCTGTCGAAATATTCGGTCGTGGCTGGTAGGGGCAACATCAGGGGGACCTTGGGTCCGCGCAACGCCGTGGCAACAGGCCTCGTGTTGTCGACCGTTGGGAGGAAGATTTTATGA